A genomic stretch from Enterobacter oligotrophicus includes:
- the yhaJ gene encoding DNA-binding transcriptional regulator YhaJ, translated as MAKERALTLEALRVMDAIDRRGSFAAAADELGRVPSALSYTMQKLEEELDVVLFDRSGHRTKFTNVGRMLLERGRVLLEAADKLTTDAEALARGWETHLTLVTEALVPTEALFPLVDRLADKANTQLSIITEVLAGAWERLETGRADIVIAPDMHFRSSSEINSRKLYSVMNVYVAAPDHPIHQEPEPLSEVTRVKYRGVAVADTARERPVLTVQLLDKQPRLTVTSLEDKRQALLAGLGVATMPYPFVEKDIAEGRLRVVSPEYTSEVDIIMAWRRDSMGEAKSWCLREIPKLFAHHNK; from the coding sequence ATGGCTAAAGAGAGAGCATTGACGCTTGAGGCGCTGCGCGTTATGGACGCGATTGACCGGCGCGGCAGCTTTGCCGCAGCGGCAGATGAACTGGGGCGCGTTCCGTCTGCGCTGAGCTACACCATGCAGAAGCTGGAAGAGGAGCTGGACGTGGTGCTCTTTGACCGCTCCGGTCATCGAACAAAATTCACTAACGTTGGCCGAATGCTGCTGGAGCGCGGTCGTGTGCTGCTGGAAGCAGCGGATAAGCTGACGACAGACGCCGAAGCACTGGCGCGCGGCTGGGAAACCCATCTGACGCTGGTTACCGAAGCGCTGGTACCTACCGAGGCGCTGTTCCCGCTGGTGGACAGACTGGCGGATAAAGCTAACACCCAGTTGTCGATCATTACCGAGGTGCTGGCAGGCGCGTGGGAGCGTCTGGAGACGGGCAGGGCGGATATCGTGATTGCCCCGGACATGCACTTCCGATCCTCATCTGAAATCAACTCCCGCAAGCTCTACAGCGTGATGAACGTTTACGTGGCTGCCCCGGATCATCCGATCCACCAGGAGCCAGAGCCGCTCTCAGAAGTGACGCGCGTGAAGTATCGTGGCGTGGCAGTGGCCGACACCGCGCGCGAGCGTCCGGTGTTAACGGTGCAGTTGCTGGATAAACAGCCGCGTCTGACCGTCACGTCTCTTGAAGATAAACGTCAGGCGTTGCTGGCCGGTCTGGGCGTGGCGACGATGCCGTATCCGTTTGTTGAAAAAGACATTGCCGAAGGGCGGCTGCGCGTTGTCAGCCCGGAATACACCAGTGAAGTGGATATCATTATGGCGTGGCGGCGCGACAGTATGGGGGAAGCCAAGTCGTGGTGTTTGCGCGAAATACCAAAGCTCTTTGCCCACCACAATAAATAA
- a CDS encoding pirin family protein translates to MITTRTAKQCGQADFGWLQARYTFSFGHYFDPKLLGYASLRVLNQEVLAPGSAFQPRTYPKVDILNLILEGEAEYRDSEGNHVQAKAGEALLISTQPGMSYSEHNLSKDKTLTRMQLWLDACPERENPLLQKLDLNGEKQQLIASPDGSNGSLQLRQQVWLHHIELKKGEQASFQLHGPRAYLQSIHGTVHAVTHTEEKEALTCGDGAFIRDEANITLVADTPLRALLIDLPV, encoded by the coding sequence ATGATTACGACAAGAACAGCTAAACAGTGCGGACAAGCCGATTTCGGTTGGCTGCAGGCCCGCTACACCTTTTCCTTTGGACACTACTTTGACCCGAAACTCCTCGGTTATGCTTCACTGCGTGTATTAAATCAGGAAGTGCTCGCCCCAGGCAGCGCCTTCCAGCCGCGTACATACCCGAAAGTCGATATCCTGAACCTGATCCTGGAAGGCGAGGCAGAATACCGCGATAGCGAGGGCAATCATGTCCAGGCAAAGGCTGGCGAAGCGTTGTTAATTTCCACGCAGCCCGGTATGAGCTACAGCGAGCATAACCTTAGCAAAGACAAAACGCTGACCCGCATGCAGCTATGGCTGGATGCCTGCCCGGAGCGGGAAAATCCGCTGCTGCAGAAACTGGATTTGAACGGTGAAAAACAACAGTTAATTGCTTCGCCGGACGGCAGCAACGGTAGCCTGCAACTGCGCCAGCAGGTATGGCTGCACCATATTGAGCTAAAAAAAGGCGAGCAGGCGAGCTTCCAGCTTCACGGGCCACGCGCCTATTTGCAGTCGATCCACGGCACGGTGCATGCAGTGACGCACACGGAAGAGAAAGAAGCGCTCACCTGCGGTGACGGGGCGTTTATTCGTGATGAAGCGAATATCACCCTGGTGGCGGATACACCGCTGCGCGCGCTGTTGATTGATTTGCCGGTGTAG
- a CDS encoding serine dehydratase subunit alpha family protein: protein MSEQTNPLWNHFIRAVQEEVKPALGCTEPVSLALACAIAAEQLSGEVTQIEAWVSPNLMKNGLGVTVPGTGMVGLPIAAALGAIGGNAHAGLEVLKDATPDALARAKAMLNAGKVQVKLQEPCDEILYSRACVYAGDTSAMVTIAGGHTRVVEVVCQGETRFTLDSQQRQVTDDPLAVLSNTTLSQILEFVEQVPFEAIRFILDAGRLNDALSREGLSGKWGLHIGATLHKQRSRGWMAQDVGSDIVIRTSAASDARMGGATLPAMSNSGSGNQGITATMPVVVVAEHIQADDEKRARALMLSHLSAIYIHHQLPRLSALCAATTAGMGAAAGMAWLMGGSYQTIAMAISSMIGDVSGMICDGASNSCAMKVSTSVGSAWKAVMMALDDSAVTGNEGIVAHDVEQSISNLCALACRSMQETDRQIIEIMANKVS, encoded by the coding sequence ATGTCTGAGCAAACTAATCCTTTATGGAACCATTTTATTCGCGCGGTGCAGGAAGAAGTTAAACCTGCACTGGGATGTACGGAACCCGTCTCACTGGCGCTGGCGTGTGCGATTGCGGCTGAGCAACTGAGCGGTGAGGTCACGCAGATTGAGGCGTGGGTGTCACCGAACCTGATGAAAAACGGTCTTGGTGTGACAGTGCCTGGCACCGGAATGGTCGGGCTACCGATTGCGGCGGCACTGGGGGCCATTGGCGGTAATGCGCACGCCGGGCTGGAGGTGTTAAAAGACGCAACACCCGATGCGCTGGCCCGCGCAAAAGCGATGCTGAATGCCGGAAAAGTGCAGGTGAAGTTGCAGGAACCGTGCGATGAAATCCTCTATTCGCGCGCCTGTGTTTACGCTGGCGACACCTCGGCAATGGTGACCATTGCCGGTGGGCATACGCGCGTCGTGGAGGTGGTTTGTCAGGGCGAAACGCGCTTTACGCTGGACTCTCAACAGCGTCAGGTCACCGACGATCCGCTGGCGGTGCTCTCAAACACCACGCTGTCGCAGATCCTTGAGTTTGTGGAGCAGGTGCCGTTCGAGGCGATCCGCTTTATCCTGGATGCCGGGCGGCTCAACGATGCGCTCTCCCGCGAAGGGTTAAGCGGGAAGTGGGGGCTGCACATTGGTGCGACGCTGCATAAACAGCGCTCGCGCGGATGGATGGCGCAGGATGTCGGCTCCGACATTGTGATCCGCACCAGCGCGGCTTCAGACGCACGTATGGGCGGCGCGACGCTTCCGGCGATGAGCAACTCAGGTTCCGGGAATCAGGGGATCACCGCCACTATGCCGGTGGTTGTCGTTGCCGAACATATTCAGGCTGATGATGAAAAACGGGCGCGGGCGCTGATGCTCTCGCATCTGTCAGCGATCTACATCCATCACCAGCTTCCGCGTTTGTCGGCGTTATGTGCAGCGACAACTGCTGGAATGGGGGCCGCGGCAGGGATGGCGTGGCTGATGGGCGGAAGTTACCAGACGATCGCGATGGCTATCAGCAGCATGATCGGTGATGTCAGCGGGATGATCTGCGACGGCGCTTCTAATAGCTGCGCAATGAAGGTTTCGACCAGCGTCGGGAGTGCCTGGAAAGCGGTGATGATGGCGCTGGATGATTCCGCCGTCACGGGCAACGAAGGGATTGTTGCGCACGATGTGGAGCAATCTATTTCGAACCTGTGCGCACTGGCGTGCCGCTCGATGCAGGAAACGGACCGGCAGATTATTGAGATTATGGCAAATAAGGTGTCGTGA